Proteins from a genomic interval of Gemmatimonadales bacterium:
- a CDS encoding GlsB/YeaQ/YmgE family stress response membrane protein, which translates to MGFLWTLIIGLVVGAIAKLLMPGRDPGGIIITMLLGVAGALLAGFLGRAFGWYNSPGESPGIIASILGAMLLLFLYRLFIGRRDTVA; encoded by the coding sequence ATGGGCTTTCTGTGGACCTTGATCATAGGCCTGGTCGTCGGTGCGATCGCCAAGCTCCTCATGCCCGGGCGCGATCCAGGCGGCATCATCATCACCATGCTCCTCGGCGTTGCCGGCGCGCTGCTGGCCGGTTTTCTCGGCCGTGCCTTCGGCTGGTACAACTCCCCGGGCGAAAGCCCCGGCATCATTGCATCGATCCTCGGGGCGATGCTGCTGCTCTTTCTTTATCGGCTCTTCATCGGCCGGCGCGACACCGTCGCGTGA
- a CDS encoding sigma-70 family RNA polymerase sigma factor: MTRALVMDSYLLADAKTVLAEARAGNPAGFEALYRAFEVPVYNLCRRICRTSEDAEDVLQETFFEVCRSIGQYREEGSLWGWIRTIAASKALMRLRRNKYRETEELYEDAAPHRREDTHLRMDLEAALERLPETSRAVVWLHDVEGYTHEEIAAMMGRTASFSKSQLARAHVRLRRWLGEEAVA; the protein is encoded by the coding sequence ATGACGCGAGCGCTCGTGATGGACTCGTACCTGCTGGCCGACGCGAAGACGGTTCTGGCCGAAGCACGAGCCGGCAATCCCGCCGGCTTCGAGGCCCTCTATCGGGCATTCGAGGTGCCGGTCTACAACCTCTGTCGGCGGATATGCCGCACGTCGGAGGACGCCGAGGACGTCCTGCAGGAGACCTTCTTCGAGGTGTGCCGCAGCATCGGGCAGTATCGGGAAGAGGGGAGCCTCTGGGGCTGGATCCGGACCATCGCCGCGAGCAAGGCGCTCATGCGGCTCCGGCGGAACAAGTACCGCGAAACCGAAGAGCTGTACGAGGACGCGGCGCCCCACCGCCGCGAGGATACCCACCTCCGCATGGACCTCGAGGCTGCACTCGAGCGCCTTCCCGAAACCTCCCGCGCCGTCGTCTGGCTGCACGACGTCGAGGGCTACACCCATGAAGAAATCGCCGCCATGATGGGCCGGACGGCGAGCTTCTCCAAGTCGCAGCTTGCCCGGGCGCACGTGCGGTTGCGCCGCTGGCTCGGAGAGGAGGCCGTCGCATGA
- a CDS encoding S8 family serine peptidase has translation MLRLRSVGWPFILLVSGIFACGSDTVAPSNSEPTTPALVSAGAAPESIANRWIITLASGVTNASRISDSLAAVIGVRKYMDVMGTKSFVVINAKPALLAALRSNPLVSAVDTDHVVPLLSTQLLPTDGSLWALDLLDQRVGSQDFRFNYFYPGTGVHVYIIDTGIRGDHTEFTGRLGPGKTFIGPSAPDDPYQDLSNHGTAVASLAGGRTYGVAKNATLHSLRVIRSGATAAESDVVNALNWVAANAIRPAVVNMSIGGTYMIKTATANVLAARIPVVKAAGSLSTPDACSDPTNTEYHVIVVGGANQNLSRTDDSPYGTCIDLFAPGIQVRAASSAGPGAALTFGGTSSAAPLVTGIVAGMMQQIASAEPAAQFAWRAEAIVDLAATPSLAVASLNGSPNRFANSLFRYVDYQGPNVITTDASTSTSAIWALNRFGGDGSWTNYRWSVSVNGGPYQLVGTGPTYTRTFPANASYNMYLRATATSFADTANEVPLLVQVKPPPPPEPTPLPPPPGCTGCGCFQNQVSTNTNPC, from the coding sequence ATGCTGCGACTTCGGTCGGTGGGCTGGCCCTTCATCCTTCTGGTGAGCGGCATATTTGCATGCGGATCGGATACCGTCGCACCGTCGAACAGCGAACCCACCACCCCAGCACTTGTATCTGCAGGCGCTGCACCGGAATCGATCGCAAACAGGTGGATAATCACGTTGGCGAGCGGCGTGACCAATGCTTCGCGCATATCCGACTCGCTGGCCGCGGTGATTGGTGTTAGAAAATATATGGACGTGATGGGGACGAAGTCCTTCGTGGTGATCAACGCGAAGCCAGCACTACTTGCGGCACTGCGCTCCAACCCACTCGTTTCAGCCGTTGATACCGACCATGTCGTCCCCCTCTTGTCGACGCAGTTGCTCCCCACCGATGGAAGTCTCTGGGCCCTTGACTTGTTAGATCAGCGGGTGGGCAGCCAGGACTTTCGCTTCAACTATTTCTACCCAGGCACTGGCGTCCACGTCTACATAATCGACACCGGCATTCGAGGAGATCACACGGAGTTTACCGGTCGGTTGGGGCCCGGCAAGACATTCATAGGCCCCTCAGCCCCTGATGATCCGTACCAGGACCTTTCAAACCATGGTACTGCCGTTGCGTCCCTGGCGGGGGGCCGCACGTATGGCGTTGCGAAGAACGCGACCCTTCATTCCCTCCGCGTCATTCGAAGCGGGGCAACAGCGGCTGAATCCGATGTGGTCAACGCACTCAACTGGGTTGCTGCAAATGCAATTCGGCCCGCCGTCGTCAACATGAGCATTGGCGGCACTTACATGATCAAGACGGCGACTGCCAACGTACTCGCGGCGCGCATACCAGTCGTGAAGGCTGCCGGCTCTCTGTCCACGCCTGACGCGTGTAGCGATCCGACGAACACAGAATATCATGTGATTGTGGTTGGCGGGGCCAACCAAAATCTTAGCCGCACCGACGATTCACCTTACGGGACGTGCATCGACCTATTTGCACCAGGCATCCAAGTGCGCGCCGCGAGCAGTGCTGGTCCAGGTGCAGCGCTCACATTCGGCGGCACCTCTTCAGCGGCGCCGCTGGTAACGGGCATTGTGGCGGGCATGATGCAACAAATCGCGAGTGCCGAACCCGCGGCTCAATTCGCATGGCGTGCGGAGGCCATCGTTGATCTTGCCGCTACTCCAAGCCTCGCGGTAGCTTCTCTCAATGGATCACCCAACCGGTTTGCGAACTCTCTGTTTCGCTACGTCGATTACCAAGGGCCGAACGTGATAACGACTGATGCTAGTACATCTACTTCGGCTATTTGGGCCCTCAACCGTTTCGGGGGCGATGGCAGTTGGACCAACTACCGGTGGTCGGTGTCAGTGAATGGGGGACCATACCAACTTGTGGGAACGGGCCCAACGTACACAAGGACCTTTCCTGCAAATGCATCGTATAACATGTACCTGCGCGCAACAGCGACATCGTTTGCCGATACGGCGAATGAAGTCCCACTGCTGGTTCAAGTGAAGCCGCCTCCGCCTCCTGAGCCCACTCCGCTGCCTCCACCCCCAGGGTGCACGGGTTGCGGCTGCTTCCAGAACCAAGTCTCCACGAATACGAACCCATGTTGA
- a CDS encoding multicopper oxidase domain-containing protein yields the protein MASRANGAVAMFSFAGLAGAAWLYLGQPPAGRTHTYYVAADTVTWDYTPGGVNGITGKPFEGFALEFTERRPDRLGHVFKKAVYREYTDSTFTTLKPRPPAWEHLGMLGPLLRASVGDTIRVVFRNQADHPFSMHPHGVFYLKDSEGAPYADGTSGADQADDGVPPGATHVYVWPVPERAGPAPGEGSSVFWMYHSHTAETGDVNAGLIGPIIVTARGAARPDGTPKDVDREFVTLFAEVDENTSLYFDDNVRRYAMDTTKIPRRATFADPFYLSNLKESINGYSFGHTPGLTMQVGERVRWYVFSSTNFEIHAPHWHGQTVVSHHMRTDVLNLGAMGMEVADMVPDNPGVWLFHCHVAPHNDAGMQATFRVMEPLAAR from the coding sequence ATGGCGTCGAGAGCAAACGGTGCGGTGGCCATGTTCTCTTTCGCCGGCCTCGCCGGCGCGGCGTGGCTCTATCTCGGTCAGCCGCCGGCCGGACGCACCCACACCTACTACGTCGCTGCCGACACGGTCACGTGGGACTACACGCCGGGCGGCGTGAACGGCATCACGGGCAAGCCGTTCGAGGGGTTCGCGCTCGAGTTCACCGAGCGGCGGCCGGACCGGCTGGGCCACGTGTTCAAGAAGGCCGTCTACCGCGAGTACACCGACAGCACGTTCACGACGCTCAAGCCGCGGCCGCCGGCCTGGGAGCACCTCGGGATGCTGGGGCCCCTCCTCCGTGCCAGCGTCGGCGACACCATCCGCGTGGTCTTCCGCAACCAGGCGGACCATCCCTTCAGCATGCATCCGCACGGCGTGTTCTACCTCAAGGACTCGGAGGGGGCGCCGTACGCGGACGGGACGTCGGGGGCCGATCAGGCCGACGACGGCGTGCCGCCCGGGGCCACGCACGTGTACGTGTGGCCGGTGCCCGAGCGGGCGGGGCCGGCGCCGGGCGAAGGGAGCTCGGTGTTCTGGATGTACCATTCGCACACCGCCGAGACGGGCGACGTCAACGCGGGGCTGATCGGACCGATCATCGTGACGGCGCGAGGGGCGGCGCGGCCGGACGGCACGCCGAAGGACGTGGATCGCGAGTTCGTGACGCTGTTCGCGGAGGTGGACGAGAACACGAGCCTGTACTTCGACGACAACGTGCGCCGGTATGCGATGGACACGACGAAGATCCCGCGCCGCGCCACCTTCGCGGACCCGTTCTATCTCAGCAATCTCAAGGAGAGCATCAACGGGTACTCGTTCGGCCACACGCCGGGCCTCACCATGCAGGTGGGCGAGCGGGTGCGCTGGTACGTATTCAGCTCCACCAACTTCGAGATCCACGCGCCGCACTGGCACGGCCAGACGGTGGTGTCGCACCACATGCGGACGGACGTGCTGAATTTGGGCGCCATGGGGATGGAAGTGGCGGACATGGTGCCGGACAATCCGGGCGTCTGGCTCTTCCACTGCCACGTGGCGCCGCACAACGACGCCGGGATGCAGGCGACGTTCCGGGTGATGGAGCCGCTGGCGGCGCGTTAG
- a CDS encoding sigma-70 family RNA polymerase sigma factor encodes MSDPAPERTTAVTDWLLELGRGDKPGLDQMLPVLYDELHRLAALYVSHEGTGHTLQPTALVHEAYLRLIDQRRVDWRNRAQFLGVAAGIMRRILVDHARARAAQKRGGGAELVSLSLVEAPSGRPEVELIALEQALERLTALDPRKAQVVELKFFGGLSGREIAEVLGISDATVEREWAFARAWLYTAIDGAAG; translated from the coding sequence ATGAGCGATCCGGCCCCGGAGCGCACCACCGCCGTCACCGACTGGCTCCTCGAGCTGGGCCGGGGCGACAAGCCTGGCCTGGATCAGATGCTCCCCGTCCTCTACGACGAGCTGCACCGGCTCGCGGCCCTCTATGTGAGCCACGAGGGCACGGGGCACACCCTGCAGCCCACCGCGCTGGTGCACGAGGCCTACCTGCGCCTCATCGACCAGCGGCGGGTGGACTGGCGCAACCGCGCGCAGTTCCTCGGCGTGGCCGCGGGGATCATGCGGCGGATCCTGGTGGACCACGCCCGCGCCCGGGCGGCCCAGAAGCGCGGCGGCGGTGCGGAGCTCGTCTCGCTCAGCCTGGTCGAGGCGCCGTCCGGGCGCCCGGAGGTGGAGCTGATCGCGCTCGAGCAGGCGCTCGAGCGGCTCACGGCGCTCGACCCGCGCAAGGCGCAGGTGGTGGAGCTCAAGTTCTTCGGCGGACTGTCGGGCCGGGAGATCGCTGAGGTGCTGGGGATCTCGGATGCCACGGTGGAGCGGGAGTGGGCCTTCGCGCGGGCCTGGCTGTATACCGCCATCGACGGAGCCGCCGGGTGA
- a CDS encoding VIT1/CCC1 transporter family protein produces MTTAAPTPTPAPHIWLHHLEDEADAAYLYRELAQLEGDQGRATIYRKLAEVEDRHVAMWQRLLTEHGHDAPTPPPSRGARVRAWAARRFGSQLLLPLLLAEEGREVKGYLNMYREAPSGAAAPTALTLARESKEHAEELASISGSKGEPWHRTGAGGILRNLVYGFNDGLTANFGLVAGMIGAQAGLSEAGHAVLVAGLAGVAADALSMASSGYLAAKSEREVFEHEIAMEREEIRLMPELERDELSLIYQAKGIPEADARALADQVMTDPARALEEQVREELKIGEATSTPFREAWITGVATAIGAFIPVAPFLAGTGRWAIWTAFVIAMLSHFGVGAARSFFTGRGIFRSGLDMFIVGLGVAAVGFMVGDWIVRLL; encoded by the coding sequence ATGACCACGGCCGCTCCCACACCCACTCCTGCCCCGCACATCTGGCTGCACCACCTCGAGGACGAGGCGGATGCCGCGTACCTCTACCGGGAACTGGCCCAGCTCGAGGGCGACCAGGGCCGCGCGACGATATATCGTAAGCTAGCAGAAGTTGAGGACCGGCACGTGGCGATGTGGCAGCGGCTCCTGACGGAGCACGGCCACGACGCGCCGACGCCGCCGCCCTCGCGTGGCGCGCGGGTGCGGGCATGGGCGGCGCGCCGATTTGGGAGCCAGCTCCTGTTGCCGCTCCTCCTGGCCGAGGAAGGGCGAGAGGTGAAGGGCTACCTCAACATGTACCGGGAGGCGCCGAGCGGGGCGGCGGCCCCCACGGCGCTCACGCTGGCGCGGGAGTCGAAGGAGCACGCCGAAGAGCTGGCGTCGATCAGCGGGAGCAAAGGAGAACCCTGGCACCGGACGGGGGCGGGGGGCATCCTGCGCAACCTGGTGTACGGGTTCAACGACGGGCTCACGGCGAATTTCGGCCTCGTGGCGGGGATGATCGGGGCACAGGCGGGGCTCTCGGAGGCGGGCCATGCGGTGCTGGTGGCCGGTCTCGCCGGCGTGGCGGCGGATGCGCTCTCGATGGCATCGTCGGGCTATCTCGCGGCCAAGAGCGAGCGCGAGGTGTTCGAGCACGAGATCGCGATGGAGCGGGAGGAGATCCGCCTCATGCCGGAGCTCGAGCGCGACGAGCTGAGCCTCATCTACCAGGCGAAGGGCATTCCCGAAGCGGACGCGCGCGCACTGGCGGATCAGGTGATGACCGACCCCGCGCGCGCGCTCGAGGAGCAGGTACGCGAGGAGCTCAAGATCGGCGAGGCGACGAGCACGCCATTTCGGGAAGCGTGGATCACCGGAGTCGCCACGGCGATCGGCGCGTTCATCCCGGTGGCGCCGTTCCTGGCCGGCACGGGCCGATGGGCGATCTGGACCGCGTTCGTGATCGCGATGCTCTCGCACTTCGGCGTGGGGGCGGCGCGGAGCTTCTTCACGGGGCGCGGCATCTTTCGCAGCGGGCTCGACATGTTCATCGTGGGGCTCGGCGTGGCGGCGGTGGGATTCATGGTGGGCGACTGGATCGTGCGGCTGCTGTAG
- a CDS encoding serine/threonine-protein kinase yields the protein MTSTRWERLNSVFQHALALPANERADFVSRSCADDPALAAEASLLVAAHSREEGLMEQPAIVAAGLCPDDEPPAFAGRRFGPYRLLREISRGGMGAVYLAERADGAFEQRVALKLIKRGMDSDQVLARFRAERQILASLEHPNIARLLDGGASDDGQPYFVMEYIGGRRIDEYAHAGRLSTAARLGHWLQVSGAVSYAHQHLVVHRDIKPANILVTPDGTPKLLDFGIARLLDPNADAASTLTELRMLTPEYASPEQIEGRHATTASDVYSLGVVLYELLTGRLPYRTRSRSPKDIAEAICTTEPVRPSLAAGIEPGLAKRLRGDLDTILLTALRKEPARRYASVEQFAGDVRRHLEGLPVRARPDTFGYRAGKFVRRHLAAVATTTLLALALVIGAAGIAWEARQARAAQARAERRFNDVRELAHAVLFDYHDAIKDLAGATPIRERLVRDGLRYLDTLARAAQGDRSLQRELASAYQRVGDLQGGDLTANLGDTKGALKSYGKAVRILEGLVAADSADSRSRRGLARVLVDLGQLQFDTGDVEGALALARRAEAVLAPLGTARLDAGLRLELGAADDLMGVLLLETGEAQASAEQHRAAIARLERAPPSERSSPALRRALSVAHHHLGDALAQISGAAAALPSFERARAIRAGLVAEFPHNDDYLHLLGTSDYWIGMALAEMGRYQEALARHRSNAALDSAQLALDPRNVAKRSGLAFDLARVSDMRLQLGQPAAALEGYRQTLAIRSADFRTDSTNVFKRFQFIESQAGICRAEAALAPARAEEECGRAAELMRETALDPSNAGYRGYLAGAYSDLAGVYDSLALRGGRRERGRRARTALDLYRQSSAIWSDLEVRKLVNPTDTGRVSAARQAVARAEAAVRRSQ from the coding sequence GTGACCTCGACCCGCTGGGAGCGGCTCAACAGCGTGTTCCAGCACGCCCTCGCGCTCCCGGCCAACGAGCGCGCGGACTTCGTCAGCCGGAGCTGCGCCGACGATCCGGCGCTGGCGGCGGAGGCGTCCCTCCTGGTCGCGGCGCACTCGCGCGAAGAAGGGCTGATGGAGCAGCCCGCGATCGTCGCCGCGGGACTCTGCCCTGACGACGAGCCACCCGCGTTCGCCGGCCGGCGCTTCGGGCCGTACCGGCTGCTGCGCGAGATCAGCCGCGGCGGCATGGGCGCCGTCTACCTCGCCGAGCGCGCGGATGGCGCCTTCGAGCAGCGGGTCGCGCTCAAGCTCATCAAGCGCGGCATGGACTCCGACCAAGTGCTGGCTCGGTTCCGGGCCGAGCGGCAGATCCTCGCCTCGCTCGAGCACCCCAACATCGCGCGGCTCCTCGACGGCGGCGCGTCCGACGATGGGCAGCCGTACTTCGTGATGGAGTACATCGGCGGCCGGCGGATCGACGAATACGCGCACGCCGGACGACTTTCCACCGCGGCCAGGCTCGGCCATTGGCTGCAGGTCTCGGGAGCGGTGAGCTACGCGCACCAGCACCTGGTGGTGCACCGGGACATCAAGCCCGCCAACATCCTGGTCACGCCGGACGGCACGCCCAAGCTGCTGGACTTCGGCATCGCGCGGCTGCTCGATCCGAATGCGGACGCGGCGTCCACGCTCACCGAGCTGCGCATGCTGACGCCGGAGTACGCGAGTCCCGAGCAGATCGAGGGGCGTCACGCCACCACCGCGAGCGACGTGTACTCGCTGGGCGTCGTGCTGTACGAGCTCCTGACCGGGCGGTTGCCCTACCGCACCCGGAGCCGCTCACCCAAGGACATCGCCGAGGCGATCTGCACCACCGAGCCGGTACGACCGAGCCTTGCCGCGGGGATCGAACCGGGCCTGGCCAAGCGACTCCGCGGCGATCTCGACACCATCCTGCTCACCGCGCTCCGGAAAGAGCCGGCCCGGCGGTACGCCTCGGTGGAGCAGTTCGCGGGCGACGTGCGCCGTCATCTCGAGGGGCTGCCGGTGCGCGCGCGGCCCGATACGTTCGGCTACCGGGCCGGGAAGTTCGTCCGCCGTCATCTTGCCGCCGTGGCGACGACGACGCTATTGGCGCTCGCGCTGGTCATCGGCGCCGCCGGCATCGCCTGGGAGGCGCGCCAGGCGCGGGCCGCGCAGGCGCGCGCGGAGCGCCGCTTCAACGACGTCCGCGAGCTCGCCCATGCCGTGCTGTTCGACTATCACGACGCGATCAAGGACCTCGCCGGCGCCACGCCGATCCGCGAGCGGCTGGTGCGGGACGGACTCCGCTACCTGGACACGCTCGCACGGGCGGCTCAGGGGGACCGCTCGCTGCAGCGCGAGCTGGCGAGCGCGTATCAGCGTGTGGGCGACCTGCAGGGGGGCGACCTCACGGCCAACCTGGGAGACACGAAAGGAGCGCTCAAGAGCTACGGCAAGGCGGTGCGGATCCTCGAGGGCCTGGTCGCGGCCGACTCAGCCGACTCGCGGAGCCGGCGCGGGCTGGCGCGCGTGCTGGTGGACCTGGGACAGCTCCAGTTCGACACCGGCGACGTGGAGGGCGCGCTGGCCCTCGCGCGGCGCGCCGAGGCGGTGCTCGCGCCGCTCGGCACTGCGCGGCTTGACGCCGGGCTCCGGCTCGAGCTCGGCGCGGCCGATGACCTAATGGGCGTGCTCCTGCTCGAGACCGGCGAGGCCCAGGCGTCGGCCGAGCAGCACCGCGCCGCGATCGCGAGACTCGAGCGGGCGCCGCCATCGGAACGGAGCAGCCCCGCCCTCAGGCGGGCGCTCTCGGTCGCCCACCACCACCTGGGCGACGCGCTGGCCCAGATCTCGGGCGCGGCCGCCGCGCTCCCGAGCTTCGAGCGGGCCCGCGCAATCCGCGCCGGGCTCGTGGCGGAGTTTCCCCACAACGACGACTACCTCCATCTGCTCGGCACGAGCGATTACTGGATCGGCATGGCCCTGGCCGAGATGGGGCGCTACCAGGAGGCGCTGGCCCGCCACCGGTCGAACGCGGCGCTCGACAGTGCGCAGCTCGCGCTCGACCCCCGGAACGTCGCCAAGCGGAGCGGACTCGCCTTCGACCTCGCCCGGGTGAGCGACATGCGACTCCAGCTCGGCCAGCCGGCCGCGGCGCTCGAGGGCTACCGCCAGACGCTCGCGATCCGCTCGGCGGACTTCCGAACCGACTCGACCAATGTGTTCAAGCGGTTCCAGTTCATCGAGAGTCAGGCCGGGATCTGCCGCGCCGAGGCCGCGCTCGCGCCGGCACGCGCCGAGGAGGAGTGCGGACGGGCGGCGGAGCTCATGCGCGAGACGGCGCTCGATCCTTCAAACGCGGGCTATCGCGGGTACCTGGCGGGCGCGTACTCCGACCTGGCGGGAGTGTATGACTCGCTGGCCCTGCGCGGTGGCCGCAGGGAGCGGGGGCGGCGCGCGCGCACCGCGCTCGACCTCTACCGGCAGAGCTCGGCGATCTGGTCGGACCTCGAGGTGCGGAAACTCGTGAACCCCACGGATACCGGCCGCGTGTCCGCTGCGAGGCAGGCGGTCGCGCGGGCGGAGGCGGCGGTCAGGCGATCGCAGTGA
- a CDS encoding OmpA family protein, which yields MPVTPRQWSLVIALVGTFPSSAARAQDGARRIPLVQGLVLGSVLHSPRAEREDVLEIASADTSGVHYAWHERTVTAEGDTTSGFRKRFVRANDLAGAPRFDDIFGKDEVDRPGFTALSVSSAVYRQLREVGSTPFSMMVGPQSVSAADRTPAAFGAMFGQQRTRYKGTLKRVSANPEPFSLIVNGERAAVPALHLHGDFANGLKRSDWELWVLADSAHPLLLKSVFGEDVFQMVRADFPVEPPAGKGAPPEGHAMLPAGEGTPPERQAMIRQLKERCRLELPGIYFAFGTAAIDPISDRALSELARILAQHPEWTFTVEGHTDSVGTAAANQALSRRRAEAVRARLAERHGVDTHAWGAVGYGATRPKESNATIEGRARNRRVELVRGCH from the coding sequence GTGCCGGTCACCCCGCGCCAGTGGAGCCTCGTCATTGCGCTCGTAGGCACGTTCCCAAGCTCGGCCGCGCGGGCGCAGGACGGCGCGCGGCGAATCCCGCTGGTTCAGGGCCTGGTCCTCGGCTCGGTCCTCCACTCCCCGCGCGCCGAGCGCGAGGATGTCCTCGAGATCGCGAGCGCGGACACCAGCGGCGTCCACTACGCCTGGCACGAGCGGACGGTCACGGCCGAGGGCGATACCACGAGCGGTTTCCGCAAGCGTTTCGTCCGCGCGAACGACTTGGCCGGCGCGCCGCGGTTCGACGACATCTTCGGCAAGGACGAGGTGGACCGCCCCGGGTTCACCGCCCTCTCGGTGTCGTCCGCCGTCTATCGGCAATTGCGCGAGGTCGGCAGCACGCCATTCAGCATGATGGTTGGGCCGCAATCAGTGTCGGCGGCGGACCGGACTCCCGCGGCGTTCGGCGCGATGTTCGGCCAGCAGCGTACCCGCTACAAAGGAACGTTGAAGAGGGTCTCGGCCAATCCCGAGCCGTTCTCGCTGATCGTGAACGGCGAACGGGCAGCGGTGCCGGCGCTGCACCTGCATGGAGACTTCGCCAACGGACTCAAGCGGTCGGATTGGGAGCTCTGGGTGCTGGCCGACAGCGCTCACCCGCTGCTGCTCAAGTCCGTGTTTGGAGAGGACGTCTTCCAGATGGTGCGCGCCGATTTCCCCGTCGAGCCGCCGGCGGGCAAGGGCGCGCCACCCGAAGGCCACGCCATGCTGCCAGCCGGCGAGGGCACGCCCCCCGAACGACAAGCCATGATCCGGCAATTGAAAGAACGGTGCCGCCTGGAGCTGCCAGGCATCTATTTCGCGTTCGGCACCGCAGCCATCGATCCGATTTCCGACCGCGCGCTGTCCGAGCTCGCCCGCATCCTCGCGCAACATCCCGAGTGGACGTTCACCGTCGAAGGCCACACCGACAGCGTGGGGACCGCCGCCGCCAACCAGGCGCTCTCCCGGCGGCGCGCCGAGGCGGTGCGCGCGCGCCTGGCCGAGCGGCACGGCGTGGACACGCATGCGTGGGGTGCGGTCGGCTACGGCGCCACCCGGCCGAAGGAGTCGAACGCCACGATCGAGGGCCGCGCGCGCAACCGCCGGGTTGAGCTGGTCCGTGGCTGCCATTGA
- a CDS encoding PDZ domain-containing protein, whose protein sequence is MHQRWMAALAIGVLALVPTIGRAQAHPPEPEDGPHPVRDQIFNLVFTRHARLGIKVNLQARTSDSIGAYVDAVTPSGPAAKAGLKSGDIITKLDGKSLLESPDGPATHDQSLPGVRLIEIAARLQPDDTVPVEYRRGTDRRTAAIVTDGDRNMVMRGLDGRRGFAFRMGDGPDFMGPGVDVRGMHPPGFAMFFGGELADLELAPMNAGLGQYFGTSEGVLVISAPSDSALGLKAGDVVFAVDGRKPSGPSHLLRILRSYDRGENFKLDIMRNHKRQTLTSHLGEAREDADH, encoded by the coding sequence ATGCACCAGCGTTGGATGGCCGCCCTCGCCATTGGCGTGCTCGCACTCGTCCCGACCATTGGCCGAGCGCAGGCGCACCCGCCAGAGCCCGAAGACGGTCCACACCCGGTGCGCGACCAGATTTTCAATCTCGTCTTTACCCGCCACGCGCGGCTCGGCATCAAGGTCAACCTCCAGGCGCGCACCAGCGACTCGATCGGCGCATACGTCGATGCCGTCACCCCCAGCGGTCCGGCCGCCAAGGCCGGCCTCAAGTCGGGCGACATCATCACCAAGCTCGACGGCAAGTCGCTCCTCGAGAGTCCCGACGGGCCGGCCACTCACGACCAGTCGCTCCCCGGCGTGCGCCTCATCGAGATCGCGGCTCGCCTGCAGCCCGACGACACCGTGCCAGTCGAGTACCGCCGCGGCACCGACCGTCGCACCGCCGCGATCGTCACCGACGGCGACCGAAACATGGTCATGCGCGGCCTCGACGGGCGGCGCGGCTTCGCCTTCCGCATGGGTGACGGCCCTGACTTCATGGGCCCCGGTGTCGATGTCCGGGGAATGCACCCGCCGGGGTTCGCCATGTTCTTCGGCGGCGAGCTCGCCGACCTCGAGTTGGCTCCGATGAACGCCGGCCTCGGCCAGTACTTCGGAACGTCGGAGGGTGTCCTGGTGATCAGCGCGCCGAGCGACTCGGCGCTCGGACTCAAGGCGGGAGACGTCGTGTTTGCCGTGGACGGCCGCAAGCCGTCGGGTCCCTCGCATCTGCTCCGCATCCTCCGGAGCTATGACCGGGGCGAGAACTTCAAGCTCGACATCATGCGCAACCACAAGCGGCAGACGCTCACTTCGCATCTGGGAGAGGCCCGGGAGGACGCCGACCACTAA